The window aatcataataaaaaatcgcaaaaattataaatagtatttttatttactttttgagaTTCATTTGCATTCcttgttaaaaagttatggGCTTATGTAGATGTGATGAATGGTATTGAATTTGTTAAGTTTCGTGAGATAGTAAGCctttaagaaataaatgtaGTTATAAACAAAACGGATTGAAAAGTTCTGGATTGGTAGAAACTATTATGTAtaacctttttaaaattgtgttttgtgTGGGCAGGAGTGGACTGctctatttaaaaaactaacctttctaattttattaattatatttatatgtactcTTTCAGATTATTATTAGAATACAATAGCTAACAGCCTTTACTTCTTTTTTTAGTACTAGCAATTAGTTTAAACTAAGTTCTAACTAATAATTTGATTACTTATATTTGGTTTATCTagatgaattatttataacccTAATTACAAAGAACAATATTACACAAAATGCTTTTGTCTCATAAATCCAGGTGGTCCAAATTAAAAGTACAATCtaattatttacctactttCAAAATTCCACAACACTCAAATTTCGGCTATTCTCGATTCCTACCCGCAATGGATCTCGAAACTAGGTCCTTAAATAACATCTACTAAAGCAATAGTCGTTCGGCAACTTTACGTatggaaatatattataaacaaccAAGTTTTTCATTTCTGGGAAGCAACCATATAGCTAGGCATATCTCAGTTCAATACCGCCGTAACTGTAAATGTGAGCTCTCAAGCAGAAAATTCCAATTCTTATAAATTTCGATCAACTTACTGTTATAGTTTCTCTTTGAGTTTTGTATGGTTTGAAAGCCCGCAtcacataaattacttttatcgtTGTGATACCAATTTTATACTCGGATATTAGGAAcgaatgtaggtatgtattttacTTTCAACTTAATTTTGCACCAATGgacatgttaaataaaataacataaaacaattatatttttttattaaatctagttcttaaattaatattatttgtgcaaaagaatactttttacatgagtgaaataatttagttaCGTATCTTGATGACTGACGAAAGTAGATCAAAGGTAGCCATCAAACGATTACATCTTTTAAGTGTAATGTTTGTATGATAAGATATTGGAAAACGTATTTTCGATGTTTGATAACTGTAAATTAAGTACTAGCCTTTTTTATTCTTGAAGATGTCAAAATAACTCGTACGTATCTACTACTAGTAGTACGTATGTGTGGGAGGAAGAGGAAGTTCAGTATTAGACCCGTTTAGTGTTATTTCACTCCTCGTCTAGGGGTATTTATGACTATCACTGAGTAAAATCCAAATTGTGAAcaattagttaatttaataaataacttaataatgatAGACACTTTGTTTTGTACAATGTCAGCCATCTAAAATAATAGAGGGCGAGAGTGCAGTATGATTAAAGATTCATAGGCGAAGGCCAGGGTTGCGCGAACGCACGAAGTTGAGCAACTCGTCACTGTCTTCACACACAAACGGCTTCACGTGATGACAGGCGACGTCGTGCCATTTGATGCCATCGTTGTAGAAGTTGTTCAGGATCGCCAAGCACGATTCATCGTTACCCTGCACGACACAAATAATTTGAATCAAGTTTTAAAGCTTCATGGCATAAGTTTAATCACGAGTCATGCCATGAATTATTCATTTGAATATTGGAAACGACATTTTTTGATTCGTTGCAAAATTCTACTGACCTGAGCTGCTTCACGGTTATCTGGCTGAGGTTGACCATATCCACCAGTGTAGGACCAGTCACCGGTGTTGCGTTGAGTAGTGGGTCCAATTTTGGCGCCAGAGCCGGACCAGAACCAGCCGTTCACATTAGGGGGTTGCAGGTCAGGGCGGTCGCAACCGGCGAAGTTGCATTTGCGGCCAGAAGTCCAGATGTAGCGGACATTACCGCGAGCAATCCTTTGTTTTACGAATTCATTTTcctaaaatacaataaataatataaattagtgtGTCGTGCACAAAACATTCCTTGCACGCTCGTTCATCTACGGGTATCTATGTCACGATAGCCATGTTGTCGTTCTGGTTTCCTCTGATGACCGGTGAAATATGCGGAGCTCGCAAAACACACCTACTTTATCTACCGTATAAGTAGATATATAGTAAGTGTCACACTTGCGGTCAACGACTTTTACACTGTGTGTAGGCTTTGCTGTTTGTTAATGAAAATCTAAATAAACGGTTGTAGTAGCtatataataacatatctgTTTTCTTTACTATTGTTAATTAGGATTTCGTTAGCAGTGAGGTAtagtgtatgtatgttaatgtCATTGGCGGGAAGTCGATGTCCATCGTGTGTACGTCCGGCACAAGAACTGGGCAACACGGCTGCAGGAGGAATTTGTGCCATGTGCTACTTGCGGACCGATCAACGTACAACCGACGTGACGCACTCGGCCGTTGCACCCCTTTCACGCGAAGTCTTCAACGCTCTACAAATCGAATCAATCTATCCTAATGAATATTAATGCGAGCAGAATTGAATTAATACTCTGTTGTATAGTGTCAATCGACAAGAATTCCGGACGTCCGTACATTTGCAGAATTGTATGGAATAGAAAAAGTCCCGAAAGAAAAGCGACGAGGCATTTGCTTTCATAACAATAGACGTTCGCGTTCGTTGCCATCTTCCGACGCGACGGAAGTATTTAGAGAAAACTTGCGTATTTTCCATTGATAACTTACCCGGATGAAGAAGTTAACAATAGATAGATAAGGACTAAAGAATAGGTAATCTCTAAGCTTTTGTCGTTATGGTTTGGTTAAGACAAACAGTTAAATTGAATGAGCTACGTCCACGAAGTATAGATAATTAACCGCATAACTACATAGATATAGGCACGTCTTACACCAATCATTGGATAGGTAGGTAATTCGTTTGGTACATCATTCTTACGAAAGACCAATTTCTATTCAATATGAAATAACAAACGGTGGCGCTTATAAAATCTGCCGGTAAATAATTTGCGgtggaataaataattctcCACACGAGTGACCTAGATGTACATGCCAGACAGATGACcataataatgtgtgtaaaTGAAGATGATTATCTCACAAGGCTATCACGCTCGCCGAGGtttattgtttaagtaataagtataggGTGTCGTCGGACGTCTTGAGCGTTGTTTTTTGTCGGAAAGAAGTTGAGCTAcgcaacaattttagtaaataatataatgtacccACCTGCGGTGTCTCTAAAGAGACAGCATCCATGCAGTGACGGCGACAAATATTCCTAGCGTCAAGCCAGTCTACCTCTAGGTTGCGAGTAGGGGCATGCTCCCAACTAAAGAAGTACGAGTGGAGAACTCCTCGAGCGTCACGGTACGTTGAGTGTCGGACTCCTGCACAAAGAAACACATATTAGCTCTACAATCAAGGGCTCGTTACGTTAGTAACATTAGTGTAATGGTATCGTGCCTACATAATATGTGATATGTGTAATCGACAAGAGGCGCCTTCAATGTAAATGTAACATGACCCGAGATTGTGCAACAGCCGGGTTTAACTGAACCACGATCTACCCCGTACAAAAGCATGTCATCTATTGAAAAGTCAATGACGACAGATCTAGGTAGTCACCTAACATTTCGAAATAGTGTTTATCTGAAACGTCTTGTCGTTCACAAGTTTGCCGTTTGCGACACCGCATGTTGTCCTGATTCACACAAGCGTTGCGGTAAATCTACTTAGGTACATGTCTATAATTACCCATCTGTTTTGTGTTACCGTATCATGACGTTCTCCAGTATTATACTTacagaaaaacaaattaaaaacgtaaaaaatcggcagtataattaagaaaatggctaaaatttaacttataattcagaataataaattaaagattcTGGCAGTGGCGGATTTAAATTAACAATCGGTTTACGAGCATTTGACATAAAAATTGATTCTAGTTAGTAGCTAGAGTATTAACAGGAGCGTTACCGCCACTGGTAGTGGGCTCTCTGATGATCTTTGTGTGGAACTGTTACGGTCCAAAGACAGATCATACCTAAGTAGGAACAACAAAATTGTAATATACTTAACATTTGAATTTTTGTGCTTGTGGCGGGcatttaacattttacataataatatgcttgcAAGTCGAACGTTTGTTTTCATTGAGGGAGTCATTGAAAttgtgctttattttattatctatggGTCTGATAACCGAAAAAGTTTAAGAAACGCAAGtctaggttatgaaaaaaatgatgtAGAGATCTATTTACATTCAGTTGTTAaacttgttaaataatattttacgagaAACTACCAATACTAATTTGTATGcataaaacatttctaatttGATTTAATCAAGATCAATAATTATCTACAATAGCCCAATAAACACGGTAAGTTGTGCGTGGGTATTTAAACTCTCGCTTTAATGCGAGACATTATCGTCTATGACTATGAAGTAAGTATGTAATCAAAACGAGCCCATCATCAGGTCGTTAAACGAAGCGATCTTTCGCAAGTAGAAAGTGCTTAtgtgtgatatttatttttcacaccGTTAAGTCCGCCAATATTCAAAGAATATTCACGTTAGTCATATTGACATATAATCAGTCGACGAGTCATTGTGTGCACCGGAACCATTTGCGTATCTTCCGTAAAATAACGTAATTTTAGGAATGTCACTTTACGTAATAGTGAATGGCTGAGcgtgaatagataaattaaaaacatagcTAGGCTTATTGGTAAATGTTTCCATAGTCGTTACTTTCCGAGGAAGTGTCTTTACGTAACTGTTGAGGATGTGCTATGAGAGAGGAACTTCCAAACTTAACAAAACACGCTTGTACATAAGTGGAcatgtaattattgtttatctACGAATGTTACACACATTCTAAGCTGGCATTGTTATTTCACATTTCGACCAGAGAAAGTCTTGGAACAGACCGACTAGTTTTAACTTTTCATTACtcacttatatatttttattgctagaTTATTCAACGGCAAATTAAGCataatatatacaattttaataatctttttttaaatatcgaaGCGAACCAGCACGTAGATTCCTACCTAtctaatgtttttgttatttctggtattttgagtatgtatgtacgtaataCGTTGCCGCATAAACTAACACAAAGAATCTTTGTTTGCTTTGTGAGAGAGTATGCAATGAATGGTACATCGTTCGATTGTGAATGCGAGTGCGCTCCCAAATGACAACGCATGGAAGGCGCCGCGCCTTCCATACGGGCTCTGTATTGCGAAACATACGTTATTTCCCATAAGGATTCGTACCCATTTAGTCACATACACCCAGTACCtacatcaaataattttattaagaatcCATAGACTAAATGCGCAAATAAACCTATTTGGATCTGGTAAACCCTGAAAAAGCCCTACACCTTAGTACGTAAGaagatacaaattatttattatatgtatagacaGGTACCTACAAGTAGACATTAACTTATGAATCTACTGCAAGGCCTCATGACCTACATCTATCGAGTAACCATAGTTAGACGCTCAAGAATCTTCAGCGCATTTAAGGAGAGTCATTACTTTGAAGGCAATCCACCGTAATTACTAACATTCGTCGTCTGCCTATTTCAGAAACAATGATAGTCTTACTAAGTTAAATCAACCAGACTAAAGTACAGTAAGCACAGTATTCTTACATTACAGGTATTTTTGCTACTTTGATGGGATTTTTTCTAGCAGAAGACAAAGAAGTACTCAGTAATTTTTGTGGCAATGTCAGTCTTATTAATAGCCAAGTAATACCCATATAGTCATCCGCTTCTGTCAGGTCCTACACAGTCTTTACCTTATATATTTATCTCAGTTACTTTCGTAGGCATGTTATTTTTACTGacttcaattataaatatttatgaaaccgGCTGTTAATTTATTACAGACAATTACAGAGGTAAAAACTAACCTTCCATAATCTTTTGAACGCTTACGTAAAGCCGTTACAGTGACCGATAGAATTGAATTATGAGATTTAAAGCTATGATTAGATTACTTTCGACCTGCTCTTTgttgaatataattatgtttttagtattttcgTTACCTCTGGAAAAATTTGGGAACATTGTAGAAAGTGTCAAGTACTTGTTACCGGTACTTAGTTGTTACTTGTAAAACGTGGTGATTGgtaaatgttttatagttttgtgtTGTACGGGTCAACTTTTATTTTGCCCTTTAAGTACCTATCATGTAAGAGTTCTTAGTGACAAAGAATTCAATTTTTTTGTACTCACAAATTCCCTGAAATTCAATATCACAGCAGACGCTGCACATTgatataatataggtaatttgttaaattaattccTCTGTTTCATCTCTTTGAATCAATCTTTAACAGGCGGAGTTTTATTACCTAACTTGCTATTACTTGAATTGCAAAACAATCGTTAGATGAAAACTACATGGTGACCTACACTTGTAAATTGTTGACTTTAAACGGAAACACAGCTATCGTAGCTCGAAGCTCATTGACTATTGATAGCATCGAGCTTTCGACAACACTGTATTATAGTTTATGACTGATTCTAGATCATCCACACTATGTGTAGTGGTTTCAGTGGAATATAACTGAACGGAACATAGGTACTCACGGTTGGCGCAGCTCCTGGGATCCGGCAAAGCGAGACGTCTCTGGGCATCAACGACGGAGAGAACGACGAGGAAGGCGGCAGCCGCCAGGCAGACGTGCCGGCTCATCTGTGTAGGTAAAAGAAAACTTGTTAATGTAAATAACGACATCTTAATTACAGCCAGAaagaaatttttaattttgcgtaaatcttgtttttatattgaaatgatGTAAGTCTAAATGGGCAAGACTGATGATGGCAATTAAGAGGGTGTGGTCGCGGGCTTGCGGTGTGAGCGGCATGCCGGCGGTGTTTCTCGGCCAGCGCCCCGAGTGGCCCGACACTCAGCTGGTGGTACTGACACTGCTGCCGGGCGCTCGGTTTGACGAAAGTGGTCACGGGTGAGCCCGTCCCGTATTGCAAGTTCGCTTTCTTTTAGTTATGCAGAGCACGAATGCTCGAGGACAATCGATACGTGAgatgaatttattttgttgtatttgtgAAAGCAAAACCCGCCTCGTTGACCTCCTTGTTGCCAGTTTAAATGTTTGCGTGAAAAGCTACTCGGCGCGAGAAATCGTCGATTTGGGACGCATTTTATAGTGACGGAAAGTCGCGTTGTGTATTTTATGTCACGACTTTAcgcttataataaaaacatggaAACGTTGTTTGTTATGTAAGCTTGCAGGTTTTTGTTTGAGATTGATTGACAGGTACTTGTTGAAAAAAGTTGTGTAACTTTCTTTCTACTTTTCTTTGACAATTTAACACTAACAAATTACATACATTCTTAAAAGTTATGTAAGTAATGTTAACAGTTTTACAGGAGTGTGTACCTATTATTACTTtgccaaatataattaaataagtatctaCTTCATTAACTTTCTACACAATATAGAACTATGACTTtatgcaattattattttaactagacACGTTTGTGACaaagtcaaaacaaaaatagaaatatatttttttttagggACGTATTACAAAGGTACACGATGCGCAAATAGACAGTATCAAACACTTTAACGCCGggtaaaaagttaaattaatttaaactaaaaatatcctttattttaatttaaatcgttGTAGTAATTGTGGCGTCCAATAATATAAACACAGTCTCTTGCCCATAACAATTCCTAAAGGTTTTAGAAAAACTCGTAAAACACTATTTCACTGGGCGGAAAAGTAAGGCTTTACATTTCATCTCTCATTTTTAAGGcaagataacattttaaatacttagatAAAAAGAAACCACACACGTCGCTTAATTttagaagtaattattattgtacgtATTCACTTGAAGTAATGATTTCGTTAAGGCAGCGCGTACCTCTGAGATAATGTCGAACGGACGGACTGGGATGATGCGCTTGCGTGCGGACGAGCGGGGGCGCGTGCGACAGAGTCGGTACGCGATGCACAGGTGTACAGTGCGACGTTGTCGGAGGGACTGACGCAGCCGCAGCACTCCTCTCTAATTAAGCCTCCGACATTCATTCACTTTCACTTCCAATACCAGAGAAGACCCACCCGCTTCGTCGCACCTCTTTACCATACAGAATCCAAAGACCTTCTGGAGGTCGCAGCCGGATACGAGAGTGAGTTTACATAACAAATACACAATAAcaacgaaaattaaataaattgctcATTTTTAAGTTAACTCATGACcctattttataacaaagctTTATTCAAGTCTGACGAATTAAAAATTGTTGAATAGAATACGAGAAAAATGCAACATATATTAAAATCTTCTATTTCGAAACCTGTCCTCGTAATTTCTTAAAAAGGAACACCTTTTTCGTTATTGATGCATCTGAATGTCAGAATATTAAccaattttagaaaaaaatgcaaGTTGTTGTGCATTTTGATTTTCAATACGAGCAAAGTTGTAATATTAAtgtgagtaaataaaaaaagtttgttaCTTATTCCTGTTTTTAATGTCAAAGGGCGGTTTATGGTTTGATCAAGCAAGCTAAATAAATAGCTCATACCTTTCATCTGCGTAACTATCATCCTGCCTATACAAACCCAGGTACCTTCTAAAAGCGTATTGACGTTAAGACGTCAATCCGTAACCAGCAGGCCGacagacattttttttctaatcagTACGTAATGTGAATAAGTTCGTGGATAGCTAAAATAATCTCTTAATCGTTTCCTAAGAATATACGGACATATCCATCCATCCATGTCCTTTTTTCAGTTTCGTTAAGTCTAAGCAAAGGCGTGGGATTTTGCTTATGGTGTTTAAGTCCAATTAGGGCCAATATTCACTCATACTAGTAAGTatatgcataatattatgatgcaaTTAGCTATGGGTTGGTAGACCGCCACGACCCGCGGtcaggtcaggcgcaggactaCCGTCTTACACACGACATCTATGACCCCTATTTCCCAATAACTATTCCGCAAATCTTAAGGAATTTCTAGTTAGAATTTAACATCAAAAACCGTTTTAAATAATCTTACTGATGCAGTTTTCTCAACATTTTAAACTATCAACCGTTATTGCCTCCTACAAATGAACGCATTAcaaatcctttttttatttttcttacttctTGCTTAGTGTAAACTATGTACCTAAGTAGTCAATTCATGCCAAAAATTCTgcaggtacctacctatgtattttatctttatttcacTTCCTCTTAATATACTACTGAATGTAATAGGAATGTCTTACATAACCTTTTTTGTGATTACTAGCCAAAAAAGAAACGacttgtaaaattacttttttaattgccGCATGAGATTGATGACCTTTAGACATTATTCATGCGTGAGTAAAAACTAAGCTTttggtttgttattattttacttacattataatgaaaatataccGCAAGTTACGACTTGAAGTTGACACAAATTTTGCAAGTGACTATTTTGAAGCAAACATGtaatttatgtacttatatgCAACGTTCATTGCATTTGTGCAATATACAAATGCAATAGCATCGGATGCGAGGTCGTGTTACTGAATGTTTTGATACCTATAACTATGCGCTGCGGCGAGTGAAAGTCTAATAAAACATAGTACTTAGATATTAATggtattatacaaataatgacATTTCGCTCATTGTATTGGGgtgctatataaataaaaataagtagttGACGATTATACATCCCTGTACTTCaaggaatttataaaaaagtacctacctaggtatagGTAAGTGAAATCGTTTTAGCCGTTCACGCGTGATGGCGAGACCAAGGGAAGTagggattcatttttatataggtacatataatataGATGTGTTTACCTAATtgtataatataggtacctacctacagtgTTGCACTGCAAGTGCATGAAGTTCAAGTCCAATTGCACACGAGGAAATATTTCACATGTTTTACATAACTGTATTAACACTTGTTACGAGTTGAGAAAGTTCCATTGATAACTCTAGAACGAATTAAGCTGTTATGTTATTGTGTAGCTAGatgttaaaaatgttagtttgtttgttctttCAATAGTTTGCACCACGGTTTTAAATCGTCTTATGTTTTGAGCATAAAGTGATTTCTTAGATTTCAACTAAAACTAGGCATGGTTATTAGTCAGACTAATCAGCATTTTATCTTTGATTAGTGCCAGAAtaatgaagatatttttttaatattaagatacctacctatttattaaactcctataaataactatacctacttacatgGACAGAACGTAATTGCTGATTTCAAAACTTTGTAGCCTTAAGCCGAATCATTGTACCTATTGTATTAAACGGAATTTAAATggattttgttgttatttgcGCAATCAGATGCTAGATGTCATGCCCCCTGCACCATGGGGTGTGCAACCGCAATCGGGTAGGTACATATGTAGTAAACGTGTGACAATGGTAATCGTAAACCTACATGCTGCAAATTACTGCGAAAATGCGTGATGTTCAtctcattttgtaaataaacgttGCGTTAGAGTTTAGAGGCTAAATGCGCAGTTGCAGTCTTGTAATATTCTCGTAACTTCTCCAGCCAGCGATATCCTCGACTTAGATAATTACCCACGAGGTTATTATCGAAAGGCTTAGA of the Anticarsia gemmatalis isolate Benzon Research Colony breed Stoneville strain chromosome 3, ilAntGemm2 primary, whole genome shotgun sequence genome contains:
- the LOC142987332 gene encoding uncharacterized protein LOC142987332, translating into MSRHVCLAAAAFLVVLSVVDAQRRLALPDPRSCANRVRHSTYRDARGVLHSYFFSWEHAPTRNLEVDWLDARNICRRHCMDAVSLETPQENEFVKQRIARGNVRYIWTSGRKCNFAGCDRPDLQPPNVNGWFWSGSGAKIGPTTQRNTGDWSYTGGYGQPQPDNREAAQGNDESCLAILNNFYNDGIKWHDVACHHVKPFVCEDSDELLNFVRSRNPGLRL